CCATCTGCATGATGGTGATGCCAGTCTCGCTATCTCCTGCCAACAGCGCACGATGAATCGGTGCGGCACCGCGCCAACGCGGTAATAAGGAGGCATGAATATTTAGGCAACCATAGGTCGGTGTCGTCAACACACCGATAGGTAGGATAAGCCCATAGGCTGCAACGATCATGACATCAGGCTGATAGCTTGCTAAGGTTTGTCTAGCTGCTACCCCTTCCTCACTAGATTTTTTAAAGGTAGCAGGCTGCTCGACAGGAATATGATGGGTGAGCGCTACCTGCTTGACTGCTGACGCCGATAGCTTCTGTCCACGACCTGCTTTACGATCAGGCTGCGTATACACTGCGACAATGTCTATATTAAGCTGCTCTTGCTGAGCAACCAAAGACTCAAGACTAGAAGCTGCAAACTCAGGTGTGCCTGCAAATATGACACGCAACCGGTCGCTGGCTGACTTAATATTGTCAGGACTTTGAGTAGTATTATTAGAAACGACGTTATCGGATGTAGAAGCAATTGTGGTCATAGCACCATACTAAATTATTAGATTATTAATCGTCACATTATAGGTGAGTTTAGGACGTTGCGCCATGATTGTGATGCAGACTGAGACTTAGAATCGATAACACAGAGAAATGATCCGATATTCAACTATCAAGCAACGCTTATGACAGGGTAAACATGCAAAAAACAGGCGCTTAAAAAACAGCCACTCGAAATCCACGGTCAAATAAAGGCACGATAATTGCGTGTTATTCTATATAATTATATAGAGTTTAGTGCTCAACGACGACTAGGGCGCACAAAATTTGTTATTATAAAATAATCACTGCATCAGTTTAAAACCTTTAGTCTAAGTATTTAGAAGCCACTAACGATAAGAGCAAACGCAGCAGAACGGGTAACATCAGACAATAATAAGTGAAAAATAAAATCAATAGCTCAATGAGCTTGTGCTATTCATATAAAGCTTTCTTGCATACCGTTAGCAAGCGCGCTGCAATGCTACAAAAACTCATCTCATCAGCACCGTATTTTTAAAGTGCTTTTACTACCTGAGATTATCATATCTTACGGTAGCACCGCACTCCACTGTCATGCAGGCATAGGCTTATATCCACATGCAACAGTTTCAGTCATTAAGACGCTTGCTTTTTTTCTATACTCTGACGCTACTGATCATGTTGGCTTTGTATTATGCCATGTTGTATTTGACACTCAAAGATGACAGTCAGCGATATAGCCAAGTTACTTTTAGCACTTTAAAATATGAAGTTACTGAGTTTGTGGTACCAACGAATCTAGATATTGAAAGTATCTTAACAGGCCCATTGTTTCAGGATATTAGTTATCAGCTGATTTTTATGATGCCCTCAGGTCAAACCTACGTTCATCGTCAGACACGACCTGATGAACCCAAGTTTACCAACATAACGTTTCCGACTATTCGCGCATTACCAATCAATGATAATAGCTCATACGAGCTCAACAACAGTACTTTAACTGGAAAAATCACCCTTGATACTGGTCATCAGCTTTATGTGACACTGCGTCATCAACCTCTGAATATCAACTGGGTATCTTATCAATATTGGTTGCCACTCATGGCGGCTATGATGCTACTTACTCTCGCTTTATTTTATCTATTCAGACGCAATAGCAGCTGGCAATTATTACTAGAATATACTGAGACACTCACAGACACAGCCAAAGAATCTTATACTCCGCCGCTACTGCTAAAAACAAAAACCTCTCATGAGTTCCTACGCTTGGGCCATGCACTTAGCCGTGTGCATTATCAGCTTCACAACCATCATCGACGTATAAAAACGCTCACTCACCGTTTAGAACGTTTGGTCGATCAAGCGCCGCTACCAATGCTAATGATTGTACGTCAAGGTCAGATCAGTTTTTTTAACCAGCGCTTTGAGCAAGTTTTTACGACCACCTTTCAGCGCGGTGCCGATTACAGCTTAACGGACTTTGTGACTGGTAGTGACAAAGCAACCCAACAGATACTACAAAAACTGTCAACGCAGCGCGTCACTCGTACCTTGTTGGTGTATGGATTAGAAGACAATCAGGCCTATCATTTGCATATCACGCCGTGGTTAGGAGACCATGGACAAGTACATGGGTTTACCGCAATACTAAATAATGTGGAGCAACTTGTCAGTCAGGCTCATGACTTAGACATCAAAAACCAGCAATTACAGATGCAAATAAAGGAGTTTAATAAGCTCAGATCTATTATCGGTCATGAGCTACGGACACCGCTGAATGCCATTATCGGCACATTGGACTTGATAGAGACTTATCAGCTGCCCCCAAAACAAAAAGAAATACTCGACACTCTGACCCAGTCTAGTCACTCTATGCTGGCAATGCTCAATGATATGTTGGACATGGCAAAAATAAAAGCCAACAAAGCAGATGTCGTTGCTGAATCTACTGATATTTTTAAGATTGGTCAACATATCAGTGACTTGATGGTCGGTAGCGCACAGCGGCAAGAAATCAGTCTCATGTATTTTTTTGCTCCTGACTGCCCACGCTATATCAATACTGACAGTAATCGTCTAAGGCAAATCCTGCTGAACTTGTTGGACAATGCCGTGAAATTTACCTCTTCAGGCTATGTAGCTTTGACCGTTGAGCCTATCACCCATGAGCAGATGCAACGTATCAATAAGTGTAAACAAGAGCGCGCCTTAACGAATGAGGCGCATGCTCAAAAGCTGATATTTGATAATGACATCTCAAATAAACCTTCTAAGATAAGCCCACAGCACCAATGGATCCGCTTTAGCGTTGAAGATACAGGAATTGGGATCTCAGAGTGTGATCAGCACAAGCTATTTTCTTACTTTAATCAAGCCAATATAAAAATAAGCCAAGACTATGGCGGTACAGGGCTGGGGCTTGCCATATCCAACAGCTTTGCACAACTATTAGGAGGGTTTATTCACCTTGAGAGCGATACTGATAAGGGCAGTACTTTTAGTCTTTATCTGCCTTGTCTAGCCCCAAGTTATCAGCCGGTATATCACTTTCATAGCAGCCTGACCAATATCCATTTGATTACTATCGTCAAACAAGACCTCTGTGCTCGTTTTATAACGCGGTTAGGGGAATACTTATCTCTACCTGTGAGTGCTTATACCTGTTTGGATAGTGCCAATCAGCAGTTGCAGTTGCTAGGCCAGTCAAAGCAAAACAAACAAAATCTAAAACCTGTCATTCTTTTAGACTATGAGTGCTATGAAGCCATCACTGATAACACTAGCCGTGCTGATTTTCTAAGTAACTTACAAGAGACAGACTCTTTAGCGAAGATACTGTTTAGCATAAAACCCGAGCGCAGTATCCCTATCGACTTGTTTGATCGGTTCGATGGTTTTTTGAGTAAGCCTTTAGATATCGCATTATTATTATCCGAGCTGATACGCATAACGCAGCCTCCTATCTGCATCCAAAAGCCAGAAACTGTCGCTAATAATAACAATAATGAAGAAAAGCCTGCTATAGAAGATACTGCTGAACCATCGCCATCTAGGTTGATTTTGGTGGTGGAAGACAACCTAACCAACCAAAAAATTACCTGCAAACTATTAAGCAAGTTTGGTTATGAGAGTATGGTGGCAAGTAATGGTCAGCAAGCACTTGAGATTTTAGATATCCAGCGACAAAAAATCGACTTGATTTTAATGGATTGTCGCATGCCTGTCATGGATGGACTGCAAGCCACCCAAATAATACGCGCCCAGGGCAATGACATCCCTATCGTCGCCTTAACTGCTAATAATGCGGAAGAGGATTTTGAGGCTTGCCGCCAAGCAGGTATGAATGAGTGTTTGACCAAACCTATCAATAAAGACAAGCTACAAGAGGTGCTGCAAAGCCTAATAACTGCTTAGGCTCTACTTCTATTAGCCAACATATTTTTTGGTAAGAATATTTACTTGATAGAGGTTTTTTATAACAGCTACTTCATAAAACCATTATCTGCTAAAAAAGCTTCAGTAATAGTGCTTTGCGGGCTTGGCGCATTCATCTCACCAGTTTGCGATTTGTTTAATAAACGCTCTAAATAGCGCGCAACGATATCAACCTCTATATTTACTTTACTGCCTACTAGCCAATGCTTAGCGATATTGGTTACTTGCGCAGTGTGCGGAATGATATTTAAAGAAACAATATTGTCACGTACAAGGTTGGTCGTCAGACTGATCCCATCGACCGTGATAGAGCCTTTGGTCGCTGTATAGTGTGCCAGCTCCTCTGGTATCTCAATCTCGATATAAATAGAGCGTGCATCTTGTTGCAGCTTACTAACAACCCCTACTCCATCAACGTGACCAGCGACGATATGACCACCAAAACGTGTGGTTGGTAACATGGCTTTTTCTAAATTGACAATATGACCTATTTTGAGATCTTCTAGCGCGGTACGAGCGATGGTCTCACGTGAAACATCAACTGCATAATAATTAGAACCAAACTCTACCACCGTCAAACAGATACCATTAGAAGCAATTGAGTCTCCTAGCTTTACGTCACTAAAATCCAGATCGTTTGCTTCAATGACCAGGCGAATGTCACCACCAACTGGTTGCATGGCTTTGACATACACAACACTTTCTATAATTCCTGTAAACATATAGACCTCATATCATTATTGTATTGTGGTTAGAGCTGTAGAAACAGCCTATTGTAATTTATTAGAGCATACTTGAATCGGTTTTGACTAAGCGTGGGCTAGTTTTGCGCTTATTGTGGGATAAGTTGTGGATAAGTAACGACAAATCAACCAATAGGTTATAAAAAACTTGAATTTAATCAAGTTATCCACAGGATGATGTTATTTAATTACAACTCAATCAATACTAGAAAAACACCTCAAGCTGTTGATTTATATAACTATACCTTCAAGACACTATATAAAATGCAGTTTTTAAGTTTCATGTGAAACAAAGTTATGCACAGTTTCATGTGAAACATCTATTGTCGGTATTTACTTATCCACATCTAGTATAGTTTTAATAGAAACTGTGGATAAACTGTTCATAAACAACTGGTTTATAAAGGCTGTAAAGTTAGCTTAAGATCAGACCCGACCTGCTCATGACTACGAATATCAAAACGCAGCTGCTGAGCTAAAGATAAGGGGTTGAACTCAACCATCGGTCGCGCTTGTGCTCCTAATAAACAGGGCGCTTGATAGACAATCAATTCATCTACCAGTTGTTGGCTTAAGAAACTGCCTGCGACGTTAGCACCAGCTTCTACCAATACGTCATAGCATTGATGCTCTTTAACTAAGACCTTTAGTAAGGTAATCAAGTCATCTTCGCGCCAATAAATCGTATCTGCTTGGCGGCATAACTGATAATCAGCTTGCAGATTGTGCTCTAAGCGCTGACGTCTATCGAGCACTACTATCAGCGGGGCTGGAACTTGTTCAGGTGGTATACCTAATTGGTTCGAGCGTACATTAAGCTGTGGATTGTCAGCAATAATAGTTTCACTGCCCGTAATGATTGCGCCACTTTGTGCGCGTAATTTCTGGACATCTTCGCGGGCAGCTGCTGAGGTAATCCATTTTGACTCACCAGATGCCATAGCCGTACGACCGTCAAGACTGGTGGCAATCTTAAGACGCACATAAGGCATTTGAGTACGCATCGCCTTTAAAAACCCGCGGTTTAGTACTTCTGCTTGCTCTGTTAGTACACCAACTTTAACCTGAACCCCAGCTTGTTCCAATAGACTCACGCCGCGTCCCGCCACTTGTGGATTAGGATCAAGACCCGCAATCACCACACGTTTCACACCCGCCTCAACAAGGGCAAGCGCGCAAGGTGGAGTACGCCCCGTATGACTACAAGGCTCCAAGGTTACATAAGCAGTAGCCCCCACTGCCCGCACACTAGCATCCTTGAGCGCAAATACTTCAGCATGAGGCTCACCAGCTTTGGGATGAAACCCTTGACCAACAATCTCTCGTCCTTGAACGATGACGCAGCCTACTGCTGGGTTTGGCCTAGTGGTATATAGGCCTTGCTTAGCCTGTTCGATAGCAAGCATCATAAAGTAGCGGTCTTGAGCATCTTGCGCGTGATTTTGGATCGACATAAGAATAGGCTTTATTTATGAGAGGAATGAATAAAAAGCGAGATTATTTTTCATTTGGGCGAATATTGGCGAGCTCTTGCTGAAAAGCATCAATATCTTGAAAATCACGGTAAACACTGGCAAAGCGTACATAGGCGACATCATCTAACGTCTTCAGCTCACTCATGATAATCTCACCCAAGACTTTACTGCTAATCTCACGCTCACCCATTTGTCTAACGCGTTTCTCAATACGGCTGATCATCGCTTCTTGCTCATCAATAGTAATAGGACGCTTCTGTAAGGGTAACAAAATCGAACGGCGTAGTTTTTCATTGTCATAAGGCTCAATCTTGCCGCTAGACTTGATAATCCGCGGCATGACGACTTCTACCATCTCAAAGGTCGTAAAGCGTTCCTGACAACTACTACATGAGCGGCGGCGACGCACTTGTGCACCTTCCGCAGCAAGACGCGAATCAATAACCTTGGTTTCTGATGCGTTACAATACGGGCAGTGCATAGTATTTTCCTTATTTTACTGTTGAGAGCGAGAACAGTCATCCGAGAGCAAACAGTCATCACTCATTAATTAATTAATTAATTATTTACCAATACAAAAACTGCCAAATATCTTGCCAAGTAAGTCATCAGCACTGAACTCACCAGTAATTTCACCCAAACTATGCTGAGCTTGGCGCAAGCTTTCAGCAACCAGCTCCCCTGCTGTAAATACCGTTAATTGCTCATGTGCTTCCGCTAAATACTCAGCCGTCCGCCTAAGCGCATCTAAGTGCCGTGTACGCGCAATGAGGCTATTTTCTGGTGGATGAAACCCTACTTTAGCACACAAGGTTTCGACTAACGTATCAATACCCGCACCTGTTTCACATGAAACATTGACTTGTTCATAGCCGCGATTCTCTATTTCAATTTGCAAAGCAGTGGTCATTTTTTTACTACCATCATCGCTTAATAAGTCGCTTTTGTTAGCTATAATCAATAGACGCTTGGCCTCTGGCAGTTTACCAAATAGCTGCTCTGCAAGCTGCAACGGGGTGCTTTCTTCTTCAAGGTCACGGGTGACATCATAGACCATCAGCAGCATATCGGCCTGTGTAATGGCGGTACGTGCACGCTCAATTCCTATACGCTCTACGGTATCTTCTGTATCACGCAGACCTGCCGTATCGGTGAGATGCAGTGTTAGACCATTAAGCACCACAGTCTCTTGCAGCGTATCACGAGTGGTACCTGCTACATCAGTGACAATCGCGCGCTCTTGGCCTGCAAGGCGATTGAGTAGGCTCGACTTACCTGCATTAGGCCTACCGGCTAACACCACGTGAATACCGTCGCGTAAGAGTTGACCCTGTTTTGCCGTTGCTAGGACTTGCTGTATCTTAGCTTGTGTTTGCTCAAGCTTGTCTTGAATTACCTCATCAGATAAGAAATCCACGTCTTCTTCATCAGGGAAATCAATCGCGGCTTCAACATGCAAACGCAGATGAATGAGTTGTTCTAATAATTGATTAATCTTTTGTGAAAACTCACCACTCAATGAGCGAATAGCACTACTAGCAGCAGCGGCACTGGTCGCATCAATGGCATCAGCGATGGCTTCTGCTTGCACAAGATCTAATTTATCATTATCAAAAGCACGATACGAGAACTCCCCCGCA
The sequence above is a segment of the Psychrobacter fulvigenes genome. Coding sequences within it:
- a CDS encoding response regulator, with the translated sequence MQQFQSLRRLLFFYTLTLLIMLALYYAMLYLTLKDDSQRYSQVTFSTLKYEVTEFVVPTNLDIESILTGPLFQDISYQLIFMMPSGQTYVHRQTRPDEPKFTNITFPTIRALPINDNSSYELNNSTLTGKITLDTGHQLYVTLRHQPLNINWVSYQYWLPLMAAMMLLTLALFYLFRRNSSWQLLLEYTETLTDTAKESYTPPLLLKTKTSHEFLRLGHALSRVHYQLHNHHRRIKTLTHRLERLVDQAPLPMLMIVRQGQISFFNQRFEQVFTTTFQRGADYSLTDFVTGSDKATQQILQKLSTQRVTRTLLVYGLEDNQAYHLHITPWLGDHGQVHGFTAILNNVEQLVSQAHDLDIKNQQLQMQIKEFNKLRSIIGHELRTPLNAIIGTLDLIETYQLPPKQKEILDTLTQSSHSMLAMLNDMLDMAKIKANKADVVAESTDIFKIGQHISDLMVGSAQRQEISLMYFFAPDCPRYINTDSNRLRQILLNLLDNAVKFTSSGYVALTVEPITHEQMQRINKCKQERALTNEAHAQKLIFDNDISNKPSKISPQHQWIRFSVEDTGIGISECDQHKLFSYFNQANIKISQDYGGTGLGLAISNSFAQLLGGFIHLESDTDKGSTFSLYLPCLAPSYQPVYHFHSSLTNIHLITIVKQDLCARFITRLGEYLSLPVSAYTCLDSANQQLQLLGQSKQNKQNLKPVILLDYECYEAITDNTSRADFLSNLQETDSLAKILFSIKPERSIPIDLFDRFDGFLSKPLDIALLLSELIRITQPPICIQKPETVANNNNNEEKPAIEDTAEPSPSRLILVVEDNLTNQKITCKLLSKFGYESMVASNGQQALEILDIQRQKIDLILMDCRMPVMDGLQATQIIRAQGNDIPIVALTANNAEEDFEACRQAGMNECLTKPINKDKLQEVLQSLITA
- a CDS encoding riboflavin synthase codes for the protein MFTGIIESVVYVKAMQPVGGDIRLVIEANDLDFSDVKLGDSIASNGICLTVVEFGSNYYAVDVSRETIARTALEDLKIGHIVNLEKAMLPTTRFGGHIVAGHVDGVGVVSKLQQDARSIYIEIEIPEELAHYTATKGSITVDGISLTTNLVRDNIVSLNIIPHTAQVTNIAKHWLVGSKVNIEVDIVARYLERLLNKSQTGEMNAPSPQSTITEAFLADNGFMK
- the ribD gene encoding bifunctional diaminohydroxyphosphoribosylaminopyrimidine deaminase/5-amino-6-(5-phosphoribosylamino)uracil reductase RibD, producing the protein MSIQNHAQDAQDRYFMMLAIEQAKQGLYTTRPNPAVGCVIVQGREIVGQGFHPKAGEPHAEVFALKDASVRAVGATAYVTLEPCSHTGRTPPCALALVEAGVKRVVIAGLDPNPQVAGRGVSLLEQAGVQVKVGVLTEQAEVLNRGFLKAMRTQMPYVRLKIATSLDGRTAMASGESKWITSAAAREDVQKLRAQSGAIITGSETIIADNPQLNVRSNQLGIPPEQVPAPLIVVLDRRQRLEHNLQADYQLCRQADTIYWREDDLITLLKVLVKEHQCYDVLVEAGANVAGSFLSQQLVDELIVYQAPCLLGAQARPMVEFNPLSLAQQLRFDIRSHEQVGSDLKLTLQPL
- the nrdR gene encoding transcriptional regulator NrdR, which codes for MHCPYCNASETKVIDSRLAAEGAQVRRRRSCSSCQERFTTFEMVEVVMPRIIKSSGKIEPYDNEKLRRSILLPLQKRPITIDEQEAMISRIEKRVRQMGEREISSKVLGEIIMSELKTLDDVAYVRFASVYRDFQDIDAFQQELANIRPNEK
- the mnmE gene encoding tRNA uridine-5-carboxymethylaminomethyl(34) synthesis GTPase MnmE produces the protein MATIAAIATPLGRGGVGIVRLSGRRAYEIACQLTGKTAFTPRMASFCRFYQADGTVIDEGLVLYFKAPHSFTGEDVIELQGHGGIILQNQLLARVFELGAKQASAGEFSYRAFDNDKLDLVQAEAIADAIDATSAAAASSAIRSLSGEFSQKINQLLEQLIHLRLHVEAAIDFPDEEDVDFLSDEVIQDKLEQTQAKIQQVLATAKQGQLLRDGIHVVLAGRPNAGKSSLLNRLAGQERAIVTDVAGTTRDTLQETVVLNGLTLHLTDTAGLRDTEDTVERIGIERARTAITQADMLLMVYDVTRDLEEESTPLQLAEQLFGKLPEAKRLLIIANKSDLLSDDGSKKMTTALQIEIENRGYEQVNVSCETGAGIDTLVETLCAKVGFHPPENSLIARTRHLDALRRTAEYLAEAHEQLTVFTAGELVAESLRQAQHSLGEITGEFSADDLLGKIFGSFCIGK